A window from Listeria seeligeri serovar 1/2b str. SLCC3954 encodes these proteins:
- the rpsB gene encoding 30S ribosomal protein S2, with product MPVISMKQLLEAGVHFGHQTRRWNPKMKKYIFTERNGIYIIDLQKTVKKVDEAFNFMREVASDNGTILFVGTKKQAQESVRDEAIRSGQYFVNHRWLGGTLTNFETIQKRIQHLKKIEKMEADGTFEVLPKKEVVLLKKEQEKLERFLGGIKDMKGLPDALFIVDPRKERIAVAEARKLHIPIIGIVDTNCDPDEIDYVIPANDDAIRAVKLLTAKMADAIIEVNQGEDLTEAEVAPVEEKATEETTEA from the coding sequence ATGCCTGTTATTTCAATGAAACAATTATTAGAAGCTGGCGTTCACTTCGGCCACCAAACACGCCGTTGGAACCCAAAAATGAAGAAATATATCTTCACAGAAAGAAATGGTATTTATATCATTGACCTACAAAAAACAGTGAAAAAAGTAGACGAAGCTTTCAACTTCATGCGTGAAGTAGCTAGCGACAATGGTACTATCCTGTTTGTAGGAACTAAAAAACAAGCACAAGAATCCGTTCGCGACGAAGCTATCCGTTCTGGACAATACTTCGTGAATCATCGTTGGTTAGGTGGTACTTTAACTAACTTTGAAACAATTCAAAAACGTATTCAACACCTTAAAAAAATCGAAAAAATGGAAGCTGATGGAACTTTTGAAGTCCTTCCTAAAAAAGAAGTTGTCCTTCTTAAAAAAGAACAAGAAAAATTAGAACGCTTCTTAGGCGGAATCAAAGACATGAAAGGTCTTCCTGATGCACTATTCATCGTTGACCCACGCAAAGAACGTATTGCGGTTGCAGAAGCTCGTAAACTTCATATTCCTATCATCGGTATTGTTGATACAAACTGTGATCCGGATGAAATCGACTACGTAATCCCTGCAAATGATGACGCTATCCGCGCGGTTAAACTTTTAACTGCTAAAATGGCTGACGCTATCATCGAAGTGAACCAAGGGGAAGACTTAACGGAAGCGGAAGTTGCTCCTGTAGAAGAAAAAGCTACAGAAGAAACTACTGAAGCATAA